A region of the Streptomyces durocortorensis genome:
ACCTGGCGGTCGTCGCCGCCTCGCACAACGACGTACTGACGGAGCTCTACGCGGACCTGGGGGATCTGCTGCGCGACTATCTGCGCGGCGACGTGGGTCCTGAGCTGCGGCCGGAGAACCACATGGACCACGCCCGGCTGGTCGAGGCGATCCGGGCCGGGGACGCGGAGACGGCGGCGGCCGAGGCGGCGGGCCACGCGCTGAACTGCCTCGCGGACCGGGTGTAGCCCGCCCGGGCCCTCACAGCGGGGCCGGGCGGTGGCTGACCCAGGCCGCCGCGACCTCCTTCCAGCAGCGGTCCTCCAGCCGTACGGTCCGGCCGGGCTCCACCGCGACCGCCGCGCCGTCCGCGTCCACGTCCCACCAGCGCTCGCACTCGGTGTGCAGCTGGACCAGGTCGGTGGAGGGGTAGGGGTTGTGGCAGTACGCGACGACCCGGGAGCCCTTGATGGACGTACGGCACTCGGAGCCGGCCGGTTCGGGCTTCGGGGGCGCCTCTCCCGTACCGGAGTCAGCCGTACCGGAGTCGGCGCCGCGGGCGGCGTGGACTCCCAGCGGTACGGCGAGGGCCGCGACGGCGACCGATGCGGCCAGCAGGAGACGGGTTCGGCGACGCGTGGGGCGCACAGCGATCTCCCTCCCGCAGCCTGACAAGAAGTCCGGTTCCTCCACATTCTGCGGTGGATCGGTCGGCTTTTCGACCTGAGCGGCGGCGGGGCCACGCACCGTAACGGCCTCCGGCCGCGTACCGCCCCGGGAAAGCCGGGGAGGGTACGCGGCCGGAGGCCGAGGACCGGGGTTCCGTACAGGTCGGGTGACCAGAGGTTCCGTACGGGTCAGGCGCCCATCATGTGCACGCCGCTGTCGACGTGGATGATCTCGCCCGTCGTGCGCGGGAAGAAGTCGGAGAGCAGGGCGACGATGCTGCGGCCGGCCGGCTCCGGGTCGTTCATGTCCCAGGCGAGCGGAGCACGGGTGTTCCAGACGTCGGCCAGCTCCTCGAAGCCCGGGATGGACTTGGCGGCCATGGAGCGGAGCGGTCCGGCGGAGATCAGGTTGCAGCGCAGCCCGTCCTTGCCCAGGTCACGGGCGAGGTAGCGGGAGGTGGCCTCCAGGGCGGCCTTCGCCGGGCCCATCCAGTCGTACTGCGGCCAGGCGTACTGGGCGTCGAAGGTGAGGCCGACGATCGAGCCGCCCTCGCTCATCAGCGGCTTGCAGGCCATGGCCAGCGACTTCAGCGAGAACGCCGAGACGTGCATCGCGGTGGCGACCGACTCGAACGGCGTGTTGAGGAAGTTGCCGCCGAGCGCGTCCTGCGGCGCGAAGCCGATGGAGTGGACGACGCCGTCCAGGGAGCCGAGCTCCTCGCGCACCAGACCGGCCAGCCGGTCCAGGTGCTCCTGGTTGGTGACGTCGAGCTCGATGACCTTGGCCGGCTTCGGCAGCTTCTTGGCGATGCGCTCGGTCAGGGTGGGGCGGGGGAAGGCCGTGAGGATGACCTCGGCACCCTGCTCCTGGGCCACCTTCGCGGCGTGGAACGCGATGGACGACTCCATCAGCACCCCGGTGATCAGGATGCGCTTGCCGTCGAGAATTCCGCTCATGGTGATCAGTGACCCATGCCCAATCCGCCGTCAACGGGAATGACGGCTCCAGTGATGTACGACGCGTCGTCGGAGGCGAGGAAGCGCACCGCGGCGGCGATCTCCTCGGGCTGCGCGTAGCGGCCGAGCGGCACCTGGGACACGATGCCCTTGCGCTGCTCCTCGGTGAGCGCCTGGGTCATGTCGGTGTCGACAAAACCGGGGGCGACGACGTTGAAGGTGATGTTCCGCGAACCGAGTTCACGGGCCAGCGACCGGGCGAAGCCGACGAGCCCGGCCTTGGAGGCCGCGTAGTTGGCCTGACCGGCGGAGCCGAGGAGGCCGACGACGGAGGAGATGAGGACGACACGGCCCTTCTTGGCGCGCAGCATCGCACGGTTGGCGCGCTTGACGACGCGGAAGGTGCCGGTGAGGTTGGTGTCGAGGACGGAGGTGAAGTCCTCCTCCGACATCCGCATCAGCAACTGGTCCTTGGTGATACCGGCGTTGGCGACCAGCACCTCCACGGGACCGTGCTTGTCCTCGATCTCCTTGTAGGCCTGCTCCACCTGCTCTGCGTCGGTGATGTCGCAGCGGACCGCGAGGACACCGGCCTCGGTGAGGGCTTGGGGAGGCTCCCCGGAGCGGTAGGTGATCGCGACCTGGTCGCCGTTGTCGGCGAAGGCGCGGGCGATGGCGAGGCCGATGCCCCGGTTTCCTCCGGTGACGAGAACCGAGCGGCTCAACGGATCACCCTTTCCTTGGCGGTCTGGTACGTCGAAAACCTATCGGTACCGTGTGCCGATCGGGGAATCGGGCCCTGACAGTGGCTTGTCCGGGGGGCTGTGGGGTTCCTACAGTCCGCACTGTTGCGTGCTGGGCCCACGCAGTCGCGATATCCCCCGGTGTGGTCACCCTCCGGCATGGTTCACTGCCGTGGTGTATCGAGAAGGGAACTCCCTGTGCCCCACGAGGTAGATCAGTCATTCCTGGCCCTCCCGTCGCGCGCCCTCGCCGATGCGGCGCTCGCCCGGGCGCGAGCACTCGGCGCCACCCATGCCGACTTCCGCCTGGAGCGGGTACGCAGTGCCTCCTGGCGGCTGCGGGACGCCCGGCCGGCCGGCGCGTCGGACAGCACGGATCTCGGGTACGCGGTGCGGGTGGTGCACGGCGGGGCCTGGGGGTTCGCCTCGGGCGTCGACCTGACGATGGACGCGGCCGCGAAGGTGGCCTCGCAGGCCGTGTCGATGGCCAAGCTGTCGGCGAAGGTGATCACCGCCGCGGGCTCCGACGAGCGTGTGGAACTGGCTGACGAGCCGGTGCACGGCGAGCGGACCTGGGTCTCCGCGTACGACGTCGATCCCTTCTCCGTACCGGACGAGGAGAAGGCGGCGCTGCTCGCGGAGTGGAGTGGGCGGCTGCTGGGTGCGGAGGGCGTCGCGCATGTGGACGCGTCCCTGATGACCGTGCACGAGAACAAGTTCTACGCGGACACGGCGGGCACCGTCACCACGCAGCAACGAGTGCGCATCCACCCGCAGTTCACCGCCGTCGCGGTGGACGGCACGACCGGTGAGTTCGAGCGGACACGGCGGGCACCGTCACCACGCAGCAACGAGTGCGCATCCACCCGCAGTTCACCGCCGTCGCGGTGGACGGCACGACCGGTGAGTTCGATTCGATGCGGACCATCGCCCCGCCGGCCGGGCGCGGCTGGGAGTATCTGACCGGCACCGGCTGGGACTGGAACGCCGAGCTGGAGCAGATCCCCGGGCTGCTGGCCGAGAAGATGCGCGCACCGAGCGTCGAGGCGGGCGACTACGACCTGGTCGTCGACCCGTCGAACCTCTGGCTGACCATCCACGAGTCGATCGGCCACGCCACCGAACTGGACCGGGCGCTGGGGTACGAGGCGGCGTACGCCGGGACCTCGTTCGCCACCTTCGACCAGCTGGGCAAGCTGGCGTACGGCTCCCCCGTGATGAACGTGACGGGCGACCGCACTGCCGAGCACGGGCTCGCGACCATCGGTTACGACGACGAGGGCGTCGAGGCGCAGTCCTGGGACCTGGTCAAGGACGGCACCCTGGTCGGCTACCAGCTGGACCGCCGGATCGCGAAGCTCACGGGGCTCGGCCGCTCCAACGGCTGCG
Encoded here:
- the fabG gene encoding 3-oxoacyl-[acyl-carrier-protein] reductase, producing the protein MSRSVLVTGGNRGIGLAIARAFADNGDQVAITYRSGEPPQALTEAGVLAVRCDITDAEQVEQAYKEIEDKHGPVEVLVANAGITKDQLLMRMSEEDFTSVLDTNLTGTFRVVKRANRAMLRAKKGRVVLISSVVGLLGSAGQANYAASKAGLVGFARSLARELGSRNITFNVVAPGFVDTDMTQALTEEQRKGIVSQVPLGRYAQPEEIAAAVRFLASDDASYITGAVIPVDGGLGMGH
- the fabI gene encoding enoyl-ACP reductase FabI, with translation MSGILDGKRILITGVLMESSIAFHAAKVAQEQGAEVILTAFPRPTLTERIAKKLPKPAKVIELDVTNQEHLDRLAGLVREELGSLDGVVHSIGFAPQDALGGNFLNTPFESVATAMHVSAFSLKSLAMACKPLMSEGGSIVGLTFDAQYAWPQYDWMGPAKAALEATSRYLARDLGKDGLRCNLISAGPLRSMAAKSIPGFEELADVWNTRAPLAWDMNDPEPAGRSIVALLSDFFPRTTGEIIHVDSGVHMMGA